One Exiguobacterium sibiricum 7-3 genomic window carries:
- a CDS encoding GtrA family protein gives MITLFRFLLVGILNTLVGLTITLFCFHVAHTGYWVATAIGNACGVWVSYMLNRRFTFRQEAGGWTYWIRFLIVVLLSYILAYRISLWGVYYFFPHLQETGAILIGMILYTGLNFWGQSNWVFRKSIS, from the coding sequence ATGATAACGCTGTTTCGATTTCTACTCGTCGGTATTCTGAATACATTGGTCGGTCTTACGATTACCTTATTTTGCTTTCATGTCGCTCATACGGGGTACTGGGTGGCGACGGCAATCGGAAATGCGTGTGGTGTGTGGGTCAGTTACATGCTGAATCGTCGGTTCACGTTCCGTCAAGAAGCAGGTGGCTGGACCTACTGGATTCGCTTCCTGATTGTCGTGCTGCTAAGTTATATACTTGCCTATCGCATCAGCTTATGGGGAGTATATTATTTCTTTCCACATCTGCAGGAAACGGGAGCCATCTTGATTGGAATGATTCTGTATACCGGACTCAATTTTTGGGGACAGTCTAATTGGGTCTTTCGAAAGTCGATTTCATAA